Proteins from one Streptomyces sp. NBC_00289 genomic window:
- a CDS encoding 3-hydroxyacyl-CoA dehydrogenase NAD-binding domain-containing protein, with product MSTVELLKGAAELFPDEVVTSAHVRHLDLPFGAGRFALITLDNGFDHTKPTTFGPASLANLNTAIDQVEKEAAAGEIIGVGITGKPFIFAVGADLKGVELLKEHKDALAIGKGGHEVFKRLAALAVPTFAYYNGAAMGGGVEVGLHCTYRTVSAALPAFSLPEVFLGLVPGWGGCTLLPNLIGADKAVSVIIENSLNQNKQLKGVQVYELGIADALFEGADFLEQSLIWTASVLKGEIVVDRPVIDRGEAWDQAVAKGRFVADSKVHGAAPAAYRALDIIAAAKNGDLQQGYDAEDKALADLIMGGELRAGIYAFNLVQKRGKRPAGAPDKSLARPVTKVGVVGAGLMASQLALLFLRRLEVPVVLTDIDQERVDKGVGYVHAEIDKLLGKGRVNQDKANRLKALVTGVLDKAEGFADADFVIEAVFEEIGVKQQVFAEVEAVAPAHAIFATNTSSLSVTEMASKLKNPERVVGFHFFNPVAILPLLEIVRGEQTDDASLATAFSVAKKLKKTAVLVKDAPAFVVNRILTRFMGEIQNVIDEGTPVEVAEKAVEPLGLPMSPLVLLELVGPAIGLHVSETLNRAFPDRFTVSPNLAAVVKAGKRGFYVYDSGKPELDPEVAALLKQGDSVLSEEQVRDRVLDAVAQEIGLMLDEGVVAEAQDIDLCLITGAGWPFHLGGITPYLDREGVSERVTGKKFLAPGVASVPA from the coding sequence GTGAGCACCGTTGAACTCCTCAAGGGAGCGGCCGAGCTGTTCCCCGACGAGGTCGTGACGTCGGCGCACGTCCGCCACCTCGACCTGCCGTTCGGTGCGGGCCGCTTCGCGCTCATCACCCTGGACAACGGCTTCGACCACACCAAGCCGACGACCTTCGGTCCGGCCTCGCTCGCGAACCTCAACACCGCGATCGACCAGGTCGAGAAGGAGGCCGCGGCCGGCGAGATCATCGGCGTCGGCATCACCGGCAAGCCGTTCATCTTCGCGGTCGGCGCCGACCTCAAGGGCGTAGAGCTCCTGAAGGAGCACAAGGACGCGCTGGCCATCGGCAAGGGCGGCCACGAGGTCTTCAAGCGCCTCGCCGCTCTGGCGGTACCGACCTTCGCGTACTACAACGGCGCGGCCATGGGCGGCGGCGTCGAGGTCGGCCTGCACTGCACCTACCGCACGGTGTCCGCGGCCCTCCCGGCCTTCTCGCTCCCCGAGGTCTTCCTCGGTCTGGTCCCCGGCTGGGGCGGCTGCACCCTGCTGCCGAACCTGATCGGCGCGGACAAGGCCGTCTCGGTGATCATCGAGAACTCGCTCAACCAGAACAAGCAGCTCAAGGGTGTACAGGTCTACGAACTGGGCATCGCCGACGCCCTGTTCGAGGGCGCGGACTTCCTGGAGCAGTCGCTGATCTGGACGGCGTCCGTCCTCAAGGGCGAGATCGTCGTCGACCGTCCGGTGATCGACCGCGGCGAGGCCTGGGACCAGGCCGTCGCCAAGGGCCGCTTCGTCGCGGACAGCAAGGTGCACGGCGCGGCCCCGGCCGCCTACCGCGCCCTCGACATCATCGCCGCCGCCAAGAACGGCGACCTCCAGCAGGGTTACGACGCCGAGGACAAGGCCCTCGCCGACCTGATCATGGGTGGCGAACTGCGCGCCGGTATCTACGCGTTCAACCTGGTGCAGAAGCGCGGCAAGCGCCCGGCCGGCGCGCCCGACAAGTCGCTCGCGCGTCCGGTGACCAAGGTCGGCGTCGTGGGCGCGGGCCTCATGGCCTCGCAGCTCGCCCTGCTGTTCCTGCGCCGCCTCGAGGTGCCGGTCGTGCTGACCGACATCGACCAGGAGCGCGTCGACAAGGGTGTGGGCTACGTCCACGCCGAGATCGACAAGCTGCTCGGCAAGGGCCGTGTCAACCAGGACAAGGCCAACCGCCTCAAGGCCCTGGTCACCGGTGTGCTGGACAAGGCCGAGGGCTTCGCGGACGCGGACTTCGTCATCGAGGCCGTGTTCGAGGAGATCGGCGTCAAGCAGCAGGTGTTCGCGGAGGTCGAGGCGGTCGCCCCGGCGCACGCGATCTTCGCCACCAACACCTCCTCCCTGTCGGTGACGGAGATGGCGTCGAAGCTCAAGAACCCCGAGCGGGTCGTGGGCTTCCACTTCTTCAACCCGGTCGCGATCCTCCCGCTGCTCGAGATCGTGCGCGGCGAGCAGACCGACGACGCCTCCCTGGCCACCGCGTTCTCCGTGGCCAAGAAGCTGAAGAAGACGGCGGTTCTGGTGAAGGACGCCCCGGCGTTCGTCGTGAACCGCATCCTCACCCGCTTCATGGGCGAGATCCAGAACGTCATCGACGAGGGCACCCCGGTCGAGGTCGCCGAGAAGGCGGTGGAGCCCCTGGGTCTGCCGATGTCTCCCCTCGTCCTGCTGGAGCTGGTCGGCCCGGCGATCGGCCTGCACGTCTCGGAGACCCTCAACCGGGCCTTCCCGGACCGCTTCACGGTCTCCCCGAACCTCGCGGCCGTCGTCAAGGCGGGCAAGCGCGGCTTCTACGTCTACGACAGCGGGAAGCCCGAGCTGGACCCGGAGGTCGCCGCGCTGCTGAAGCAGGGCGACTCCGTCCTGTCCGAGGAGCAGGTGCGGGACCGGGTGCTGGACGCGGTGGCGCAGGAGATCGGGCTCATGCTCGACGAGGGCGTCGTCGCCGAGGCCCAGGACATCGACCTGTGCCTGATCACGGGCGCCGGCTGGCCCTTCCACCTGGGCGGCATCACGCCGTACCTGGACCGCGAGGGCGTGTCGGAGCGCGTGACCGGCAAGAAGTTCCTGGCACCCGGGGTGGCGAGCGTTCCGGCGTAG
- a CDS encoding glycoside hydrolase family 2 protein, which yields MLEASPLTEGWILRHEGIALPARVPGCVHTDLLAAGVIEDPFLGRNETGVAWVGRREWTYETDLPAVSAAERHEQTDLVFEGLDTVAEILLDGRPVGRTRNMHRSYRFDVTGMTGRLSVRFGSAHAEAEAVRGRLGERPSAYPEPYAYVRKMACSFGWDWGPTLVTAGIWRPARLEHWSTARIARVRPLVTVEEGMGRVELAVEVERSRVEAPLTLEATVGGVRARARVDGTRATVRLDVPDVDLWWPRGYGEQPLYDVELTLLHGEASASAPGRGEAGALDAWRRRIGFRTVELDRRPDAHGTGFTFVVNGERLFARGVNWIPDDVFPSRVSRVRYRERLRQAADAGVDLVRVWGGGIYESEDFYDACDELGLLVWQDFPFACAAYPEEQPLRGEVEAEARENVVRLMPHPSLVLWNGNNENLWGFRDWDWERRLAGESWGEGYYLGLLPRVVAESDPTRPYTAGSPWSGSWDRHPNDPAHGTHHSWEVWNQVDYADYRLHVPRFVAEFGWQAPPAYATLRRALAGEELAPGSPGMLHHQKAEDGNGKLERGLVRHFALPEGDFDRWHYLTQVNQARAVAAGIEHWRSSWPVCAGTVVWQLNDCWPVTSWAAIDGDGREKPLYHELRRLYADRLLTLRARDDGLVLAAVNQSADEWSGTVVLRRMSVEGAVLARAGLDVSAGRRSVALLPVPGELEPVGPKEYLVADVDGLRALHFPAADREIPYPRPEFEVALVPGGITVTAHTLVRDLLLQADRLDPRARADRGLVTLLPGETVTIGVRGWEARGERDAAAARSALYCVEPGR from the coding sequence ATGCTGGAGGCCTCGCCGCTCACCGAGGGATGGATCCTGCGGCACGAGGGAATTGCGCTGCCGGCCCGGGTGCCGGGCTGTGTGCACACCGATCTGCTGGCGGCGGGGGTGATCGAGGACCCCTTCCTGGGACGCAACGAGACCGGCGTGGCCTGGGTCGGGCGGCGCGAGTGGACGTACGAGACGGACCTGCCGGCCGTGTCCGCGGCCGAGCGGCACGAGCAGACCGACCTCGTCTTCGAGGGGCTGGACACCGTCGCCGAGATCCTGCTCGACGGCCGGCCCGTCGGCCGGACCAGGAACATGCACCGCTCGTACCGCTTCGACGTGACCGGTATGACCGGACGGCTCTCGGTGCGCTTCGGCTCCGCCCACGCCGAGGCCGAGGCGGTCCGCGGGCGGCTGGGCGAGCGGCCGTCGGCCTACCCCGAGCCCTACGCGTACGTACGGAAGATGGCCTGCTCCTTCGGCTGGGACTGGGGGCCGACCCTGGTGACGGCCGGCATCTGGCGCCCGGCACGCCTGGAGCACTGGTCGACGGCCCGGATCGCCCGGGTGCGCCCGCTGGTGACCGTCGAAGAGGGCATGGGCCGGGTCGAGCTGGCCGTGGAGGTCGAGCGGTCCAGGGTCGAGGCGCCGCTGACTCTCGAGGCGACGGTCGGCGGGGTGCGGGCACGCGCCCGGGTCGACGGGACGCGCGCGACCGTACGTCTCGACGTGCCGGACGTGGATCTGTGGTGGCCGCGCGGGTACGGCGAACAGCCGCTGTACGACGTCGAGTTGACGCTTCTGCACGGCGAGGCGAGCGCGTCGGCGCCGGGGCGCGGCGAAGCGGGCGCGCTGGACGCGTGGCGCCGGCGGATCGGCTTCCGGACCGTCGAGCTGGACCGTCGGCCCGACGCGCACGGCACCGGATTCACCTTCGTCGTCAACGGTGAGCGGCTCTTCGCCCGGGGCGTCAACTGGATCCCCGACGACGTGTTCCCCTCGCGCGTCAGCCGCGTCCGCTACCGCGAGCGGCTGCGGCAGGCGGCCGACGCGGGCGTGGACCTCGTACGCGTCTGGGGCGGCGGGATCTACGAGAGCGAGGACTTCTACGACGCCTGCGACGAACTCGGGCTGCTGGTCTGGCAGGACTTCCCGTTCGCCTGCGCCGCCTACCCGGAGGAGCAGCCGCTGCGCGGCGAGGTGGAGGCGGAGGCCCGCGAGAACGTCGTACGGCTGATGCCGCACCCCTCGCTCGTGCTGTGGAACGGCAACAACGAGAACCTGTGGGGCTTCCGCGACTGGGACTGGGAACGGCGGCTGGCCGGGGAGTCCTGGGGCGAGGGGTACTACCTGGGCCTGCTGCCGCGCGTGGTGGCCGAGTCGGACCCGACCCGGCCCTACACGGCGGGCAGCCCGTGGTCCGGTTCCTGGGACCGGCACCCGAACGACCCGGCGCACGGCACCCACCACTCGTGGGAGGTCTGGAACCAGGTGGACTACGCGGACTACCGGCTCCATGTGCCGCGGTTCGTCGCCGAGTTCGGCTGGCAGGCACCGCCCGCGTACGCCACGCTGCGGCGGGCGCTGGCCGGTGAGGAGCTCGCGCCCGGCTCCCCCGGCATGCTGCACCACCAGAAGGCGGAGGACGGCAACGGCAAGCTGGAGCGCGGGCTCGTCCGTCATTTCGCCCTGCCCGAGGGGGACTTCGACCGCTGGCACTACCTCACGCAGGTCAACCAGGCGCGCGCGGTCGCGGCCGGGATCGAGCACTGGCGGTCCAGCTGGCCGGTCTGCGCGGGCACGGTGGTCTGGCAGCTCAACGACTGCTGGCCGGTGACTTCCTGGGCGGCGATCGACGGGGACGGGCGGGAGAAACCGCTGTACCACGAGCTGCGGCGGCTGTACGCGGACCGGCTGCTGACCCTGCGGGCGCGGGACGACGGGCTGGTGCTGGCCGCGGTCAACCAGTCGGCGGACGAGTGGAGCGGCACGGTGGTCCTGCGCCGGATGTCCGTCGAGGGCGCGGTGCTCGCGAGGGCCGGCCTGGACGTGTCGGCCGGGAGGCGGTCCGTCGCCCTCCTGCCTGTCCCGGGTGAGCTGGAGCCCGTCGGCCCCAAGGAGTACCTGGTCGCGGACGTGGACGGGCTGCGCGCTCTGCACTTCCCGGCCGCGGATCGCGAGATCCCCTACCCGCGGCCGGAGTTCGAGGTGGCGCTCGTGCCGGGCGGGATCACGGTGACGGCCCACACCCTCGTACGGGATCTGCTGCTCCAGGCCGACCGGCTGGACCCCCGGGCGCGCGCCGACCGGGGTCTGGTCACGCTGCTGCCGGGCGAGACGGTCACCATCGGCGTGCGCGGCTGGGAGGCCCGGGGCGAGCGGGACGCGGCCGCCGCCCGGTCGGCCCTGTACTGCGTGGAGCCCGGCCGATGA
- a CDS encoding acetyl-CoA C-acyltransferase, producing MPRTVKDVVFVDGVRTPFGKAGPKGIYHETRADDLVVKAIRELLRRNPGLDPKKIDEVAIAATTQIGDQGLTLGRTAGILAGLPQSVPGYSIDRMCAGALTAVTTAAGSVAFGAYDAVIAGGVEHMGRHPMGEGVDPNPRFVSEKLVDESALFMGMTAENLHDRYPTITKRRADEYAVRSQEKAAKAYANGKIQADLVPVSVRRTNPEAGETGWGLVTADEPMRPGTTLENLSGLKTPFRVHGRVTAGNAAGLNDGATASIIASEDFARENNLPVKMRLVSYAFAGVEPEVMGYGPIPATEKALAKAGLSIEDINLFEINEAFAVQVLAFLEHYGIADDDARVNQYGGAIAYGHPLASSGVRLMTQLARQFEEQPEVRYGLTTMCVGFGMGATVIWENPHHKDAGGDK from the coding sequence GTGCCTCGTACCGTCAAGGATGTCGTCTTCGTCGACGGCGTCCGCACCCCGTTCGGCAAGGCGGGCCCGAAGGGCATCTACCACGAGACCCGGGCCGACGACCTCGTCGTGAAGGCGATCCGGGAGCTGCTGCGCCGCAACCCCGGTCTCGACCCGAAGAAGATCGACGAGGTCGCCATCGCCGCGACCACGCAGATCGGCGACCAGGGCCTGACGCTGGGCCGTACGGCCGGCATCCTGGCCGGGCTGCCGCAGTCGGTCCCCGGCTACTCGATCGACCGCATGTGCGCGGGCGCCCTGACCGCGGTGACGACCGCGGCCGGCTCCGTGGCCTTCGGTGCCTACGACGCCGTCATCGCCGGCGGCGTGGAGCACATGGGCCGCCACCCCATGGGCGAGGGCGTGGACCCGAACCCGCGGTTCGTCAGCGAGAAGCTGGTCGACGAGTCCGCCCTGTTCATGGGCATGACCGCCGAGAACCTGCACGACCGCTACCCGACCATCACCAAGCGGCGCGCCGACGAGTACGCGGTGCGCTCGCAGGAGAAGGCCGCGAAGGCGTACGCCAACGGCAAGATCCAGGCCGACCTGGTCCCGGTCTCGGTGCGCCGCACCAACCCGGAGGCCGGTGAGACGGGCTGGGGCCTGGTCACCGCCGACGAGCCGATGCGCCCGGGCACCACGCTGGAGAACCTCTCCGGCCTCAAGACCCCGTTCCGTGTGCACGGCCGGGTCACCGCCGGCAACGCGGCCGGTCTGAACGACGGCGCCACCGCCTCGATCATCGCGAGCGAGGACTTCGCCCGCGAGAACAACCTGCCGGTCAAGATGCGCCTGGTCTCGTACGCCTTCGCGGGCGTCGAGCCGGAGGTCATGGGCTACGGCCCGATCCCCGCGACCGAGAAGGCCCTCGCCAAGGCGGGCCTGTCGATCGAGGACATCAACCTCTTCGAGATCAACGAGGCCTTCGCGGTCCAGGTGCTCGCCTTCCTGGAGCACTACGGCATCGCGGACGACGACGCGCGCGTCAACCAGTACGGCGGCGCCATCGCCTACGGTCACCCGCTGGCCTCCTCCGGTGTCCGGCTGATGACTCAGCTGGCCCGTCAGTTCGAGGAGCAGCCGGAGGTCCGTTACGGCCTCACCACCATGTGCGTCGGCTTCGGCATGGGCGCCACGGTGATCTGGGAGAACCCGCACCACAAGGACGCCGGAGGCGACAAGTGA
- a CDS encoding endonuclease/exonuclease/phosphatase family protein — MAVAAALLGLAAAVTVAQTSSSDRSFASARTLTVATWNMCGVRQWNCAGTGSRAVKQREVRRLATRAGAGAVFLQEACAGDVAAVRTSLGRSWHSAFRAYTTRDRAGHGATVRCAGSGQGAAGYAILAAYTLTSVTAVPSQQPSVGLRRGILCATVAAHDVRLCIAHLSPAGSDQAHPDWEFRDDQLKALVAAVPPRRTVYGGDLNVNPPGDGNSASWVWPSAPYAVHRECDQGSATSRSGRATHVSGHKLDYLFTGLARLRCTVRDTGASDHFALLVRVRTN, encoded by the coding sequence GTGGCCGTGGCGGCGGCCCTGCTGGGACTCGCGGCGGCGGTGACGGTCGCGCAGACCTCGAGTTCGGACCGGTCCTTCGCCTCGGCCCGGACACTGACCGTGGCGACCTGGAACATGTGTGGTGTCCGGCAGTGGAACTGCGCCGGCACCGGGAGCCGTGCCGTGAAGCAGCGGGAGGTCAGGCGCCTCGCCACCCGGGCCGGGGCCGGGGCCGTCTTCCTCCAGGAGGCGTGCGCCGGTGACGTCGCGGCGGTGCGCACGTCGCTCGGCCGCTCCTGGCACAGCGCGTTCCGGGCCTACACCACGCGTGACCGCGCGGGCCACGGCGCCACCGTTCGGTGCGCCGGCTCCGGGCAGGGCGCCGCAGGGTACGCCATCCTCGCGGCGTACACCCTGACCTCCGTCACCGCGGTGCCCTCGCAACAGCCCTCCGTGGGCCTGCGGCGCGGCATTCTGTGCGCCACGGTCGCGGCGCACGACGTCCGTCTGTGCATCGCCCATCTGAGTCCGGCGGGCAGCGACCAGGCGCACCCCGACTGGGAGTTCCGCGACGACCAGCTCAAGGCGCTGGTGGCCGCCGTACCCCCGAGACGCACGGTGTACGGCGGTGACTTGAACGTGAATCCGCCGGGCGACGGCAACTCCGCCTCCTGGGTGTGGCCTTCCGCGCCCTACGCCGTCCACCGGGAGTGCGACCAGGGCTCTGCGACCTCCCGCTCGGGTCGGGCGACCCACGTCTCCGGGCACAAACTGGACTACCTGTTCACCGGACTTGCCAGGCTCCGGTGCACGGTGCGCGACACCGGCGCCTCCGATCACTTCGCGCTGCTCGTCCGGGTTCGGACCAACTGA
- a CDS encoding LacI family DNA-binding transcriptional regulator has translation MTIPRVTIKDVAARAGVSKGAVSLAFNHKPGLAEATRDRIFEAARELGWAPNLTARSLSSSRVDVVGLAICRPARMLGLEPFYMEFVSGVEGVLTEHSCSLLLRLVKDVEEEAVLQQSWWRGRQVGGSILVDFRADDPRVAAAERLGMPVVAVGHPSLTGGLTSVWTDDATAVTEAVRYLAALGHRRIARVGGAAALGHTVMRTAAFDEAARALGLAGAWQVATDYSGEAGARATRSLLTAAPPDRPTAIVYDNDIMAVAGLSVAAEMGLAVPADVSLLAWDDSQLCRLTHPTLSAMSHDVHGFGAEAARTLFGVITGEGPGSHPVPTPVLTPRGSTAPPRG, from the coding sequence ATGACGATCCCCCGCGTCACCATCAAGGACGTCGCCGCGCGCGCCGGCGTGTCCAAGGGTGCGGTGTCCCTCGCCTTCAACCACAAGCCGGGGCTCGCGGAGGCGACCCGGGACCGGATCTTCGAGGCGGCCCGGGAGCTGGGCTGGGCGCCGAACCTCACCGCCCGGTCGCTGTCGAGTTCACGGGTGGACGTGGTCGGTCTCGCCATCTGCCGTCCGGCGCGGATGCTGGGCCTCGAACCCTTCTACATGGAGTTCGTCTCGGGCGTGGAGGGCGTGCTCACCGAGCACTCCTGCTCACTGCTGCTGCGGCTGGTGAAGGACGTGGAGGAGGAGGCCGTACTCCAGCAGTCCTGGTGGCGGGGACGGCAGGTCGGCGGATCGATCCTGGTGGACTTCCGGGCCGACGACCCCCGGGTGGCGGCGGCCGAGCGGCTCGGGATGCCGGTGGTGGCCGTGGGGCACCCCTCGCTGACCGGCGGCCTGACCTCGGTGTGGACCGACGACGCCACCGCCGTCACCGAAGCCGTGCGCTATCTCGCCGCGCTCGGGCACCGGCGGATCGCCCGGGTCGGCGGCGCGGCGGCCCTCGGGCACACCGTCATGCGGACCGCCGCGTTCGACGAGGCGGCCCGCGCCCTCGGGCTGGCCGGGGCCTGGCAGGTCGCCACGGACTACTCCGGGGAGGCGGGCGCCCGGGCCACCCGGTCACTGCTGACGGCCGCCCCGCCGGACCGGCCGACGGCCATCGTGTACGACAACGACATCATGGCGGTGGCGGGTCTCTCGGTGGCCGCGGAGATGGGGCTGGCGGTCCCGGCCGACGTGTCCCTGCTGGCCTGGGACGACTCCCAGCTGTGCCGGCTGACCCACCCGACCCTGTCCGCGATGAGCCACGACGTCCACGGCTTCGGCGCGGAGGCGGCCCGGACGTTGTTCGGGGTCATCACCGGTGAAGGTCCGGGGTCGCATCCGGTGCCGACCCCGGTCCTGACCCCGAGAGGCTCGACGGCACCGCCTCGGGGGTAG